The sequence AGGTAGCCCGATCCCCAAATTGACTATATCGCCATCGTGAAACTCTTTAGCTACCCGGAGAGCTATGGTCTGCCTGTCCAGTCTTTCCTTTTCCTGCATGCTATCCTTCCCCCCCCACGCTAATTGCCCTTCCTCTCCAAAAACTTTTGGTAAGATTCCCTGGCCTCGGCGCTGATCTCCACCTCCTCTTCCTCGATCACCTGGGGGCGCACCACCACCCTGTCCACATAAATACCCGGTGTGTGGATCGCATCGGCATCAAGCTCGCCCAGCTCCACGATCTCATCTACCTCTGCTATGGTGACTGTGGCCGCCCCGGCCATGACGGCATTGTAGGTCCTTGATGTTCTCCTGTAGACCAGGTTGCCCCAGCGGTCGCCTTTGTGGGCCTTTATCAGGGCGAAATCGGCCTTGAGCGGGAGCTCCAGTATATACTTTTTGCCATCAATGACCTTGGTCTCCTTCCCCTCCTCCACCACCGTTCCTACTCCCACTGATACGTAAACGCCACCGAGCCCGGCCTTGGCCGCCCTGATCCGTTCCGCCAGTGTCCCCTGAGATACCGTCTCCAACTCTACCTTTCCCGCCCTCAGCAGCCTCTCGAAGTTGTTTTGGTAAATAGTGCTCACCGGGGCGGTAGCGATGGCCTTCTTTATCTGACCGTTCCTCACCAGGATATCCGGATCCTCAGCGAACTTAAAGCCCAATTGCTTCCACACATCCTTGCCGAAACCGGTGACATTGGACACCATCGTCAGCTCTTTCGAACCTTTACGGGCCAGCGCTTCCAGAAGCAAAGATGGGGCGCCAGCTACTATGCCAAAGCCGCCGATCATGATAGTGGCGCCATCCCCTATATCGGCAACCGCTTCATCGAAGCTGGAGACTATTTTGTTTATTGGCATAGGGTACTCCTAACCTTCACAACCCTTTCAGCCTCCCCCAAGTCCACTGATATTTCCTTTGGTACAGGCTACTTACCTCCTGGCGCTTTTATCGGCCGGTAAAGTTCGGCTTGCGCTTTTCAAGGAAAGCTATGGGCCCTTCCTTAGCATCATCAGAGGCGAACACTAGGCGAGTGCCCTGTTCCGCTCCATCTCAACCAGCTCTAGTCCAGCCCGATCGTCGCGAAGAACCTGGAGAACATCTCCTTTATCTCGGCTGTCGTTGTGTACCTCTCGTCAAAGTTGTCCATCCCGATATGCATAAACGGGACCCCGAGCTCGCGGCACGTCTCCCTCATCATGCCAACGTTTGCAGAACCATCCTTGTGGCCCATGTGGCCAGGCCAGACGACACAATTTATTTTGTAGTCTTTGACTACCTGCCTGATGTCACCGATCCAGTTATCTGCCACACCCCGTGCCTGCCTCATCATCGGGGCATCACACAAAGCCCTCTTAGCCAGTCCCTTGAGCATGGTTTTCTCGCTTGAGGTGTCGATCAGCGTGTAGGGGCAATAGCCGAACATGTCCATAACGTTGACCGCCCCATACTCCTGCTCCAACCAAGGAAAGAGGTCAAGGCTCAAGCCCAAAGACACGACGTCAAACCAAAACATCCTTACCCTCTCATTCTCTACCTTGCCCTTTCCCTCTCGCACCAGCTGTTCGGCGTCGTCAACGAGGTCCGTGAACCACTGGGTGCCTCTGGGGTCACCGACTAGGATATTCAGAGCTACACCGAAGGCCTGCAGTCCTACGCCGAAGCCGTGGGGACAGGGCACCGCTCGCCTCAGCTCGTTGTACTCCATCCACAGCTCGTACATCTTGTTGGACTCCTCTATGACCTCCCGAAGTCTGTCCATATCCAGCTTGCGCCCGGTGTGCTCCTCGAGGAAGGAAATCATTTGCTTGGTTTCGTTAGCATAGTAATCTAGACTTCGCTCATCATCCCAGTAGGGCGGGTCACAGCCGAACATCGGAATTTTGCCCCAGTTTTCGTTTGTCTGCATTAGTTGGTGTGCCATTAGGGAAGCATCGCACGGGTGAAGCATGGCTATAACCACAGTCGGCAGTGGAGCAAGATCTTTCTCTACCCAGTATCCTGCTACCCTGAAGGCGGTGCATAAGTCCTTTCCAAACAGGCTCTCGGTTGCATCGATCTCGTCTCCTAGGTTGGGGTTCATAGCGTTCGTGAACACGGGCGTCAAAAAGGTGTACCATGGGAGATCCATGGCAACGTATATCTCCGGTTGACAGCCGTAGTAGCTGGCGACGAATGGCGTGCCCTCCTCAACAGCCT is a genomic window of Dehalococcoidia bacterium containing:
- a CDS encoding 3-oxoacid CoA-transferase subunit A, whose product is MPINKIVSSFDEAVADIGDGATIMIGGFGIVAGAPSLLLEALARKGSKELTMVSNVTGFGKDVWKQLGFKFAEDPDILVRNGQIKKAIATAPVSTIYQNNFERLLRAGKVELETVSQGTLAERIRAAKAGLGGVYVSVGVGTVVEEGKETKVIDGKKYILELPLKADFALIKAHKGDRWGNLVYRRTSRTYNAVMAGAATVTIAEVDEIVELGELDADAIHTPGIYVDRVVVRPQVIEEEEVEISAEARESYQKFLERKGN
- a CDS encoding 2-hydroxyacyl-CoA dehydratase family protein gives rise to the protein MATEKEKQQRRLAKFIEERDSYEAMAKAFGQSPSGTDKLYAPLTEAYVGQHNAVIKAVEEGTPFVASYYGCQPEIYVAMDLPWYTFLTPVFTNAMNPNLGDEIDATESLFGKDLCTAFRVAGYWVEKDLAPLPTVVIAMLHPCDASLMAHQLMQTNENWGKIPMFGCDPPYWDDERSLDYYANETKQMISFLEEHTGRKLDMDRLREVIEESNKMYELWMEYNELRRAVPCPHGFGVGLQAFGVALNILVGDPRGTQWFTDLVDDAEQLVREGKGKVENERVRMFWFDVVSLGLSLDLFPWLEQEYGAVNVMDMFGYCPYTLIDTSSEKTMLKGLAKRALCDAPMMRQARGVADNWIGDIRQVVKDYKINCVVWPGHMGHKDGSANVGMMRETCRELGVPFMHIGMDNFDERYTTTAEIKEMFSRFFATIGLD